The genomic interval AAGAAACAATTTCTTTGATGAGAACTGTTCGTGTTTATGGGACAGAGAAAGAAGAACTTGGAAGgtaataaatactataataATCTCGCCCTTTTGTTGATTTGCTTTTGTCAGTGTACTTTCTATGAGACAGTGTGTGCCAGAATGTAGCTTAAACAAGATGTTACAAGTATTTTAAGGAGGTCCTCATAGATATActgtttatatatgcatatagATATGATAAGTGGCTTGGGAGGTTGGCTGATATAAGCTTTCGGCAAAGTGCTGCATATGGCATTTGGAACTTGAGCTTCAACACTCTTTATCATTCAACTCAGGTATAGACTATTTATTGTCTCTCAAAACTAGAAAGATTgctttttgttttcaaaattctcctCAAGATAATTAGCAATGTATATTATAGTGTAATTTGGATATGCTAACAGTTTCCAAGTTAAATAGTCAATTAAAGTTGAGTGCATCAATGATTCCATACGTTCCTACATTTTTAAGAGCCATTGGATATTAGGTACTATGCTGCTATCAATTATACTATGCTGCTATCAATTAATGGATAGCacttttatatacttttttttttaaaaaaaaaaatattatgatgtAAAAAGACTACAGATGATGGCAAGGTATCATCTTAGCTTCATCCGCGTAATCCAATCGCTACATTATTCAGAAATTGAACTAGAATTGCAAGGATCCAAAGGGTGAGCTGGTATTTAATCATATTCTAGAGTGTTTCTGTATCCGGGCTTCTCCTAGTCATAATAACCAATAAACAATCAAAGCAGTAACATTCCAACAGCTTCTTCTTTATTCCGTCAGTGCCATTAAACCCCAAACCTTCCTGAGAAATGTTGACACTCAACAATTGTGAGGCCAAAATTAGTATATAGAAAACACTAAGTTGGAGACATTGTAAATGATGGTTTACACCTTGTAGAACCTTTTGATGTTCAGCTTGTCCAAAACCAGCGGCCAACTAAAGAGTTTAATCTTTATAGGAGCACTTTATTTCCAAATAGACTCATAAGATGGAGGAAGAGCACCTTCAATAGAAACAAGCTTTGTAAAAATACACTCACAAGAGGACAGTTCTGATGAAACAGTGTGACACTGTGATGTCTTAGGACCAAAATGCGGTATCATGGGAACCCGTTGTTCTTTGCTGAAAATTGGTTTGAAATCTGAAATTTATAGCAGTTGactcatcttttaaattttaactgaataaacttaattttataGGTTATTGCTGTGCTGGTAGGAGGCATGTCTATTCTAGCTGGTCATATTACAGCAGAGCAACTTACAAAGTTTATATTATACAGCGAATGGTTGATTTATTCAACATGGTGGGTGGGTGATAATCTATCTTCTTTGATGCAATCTGTTGGTGCAAGTGAAAAAGTCTTCCAGTTGATGGATCTATCACCTAGTGACCAATTTATATCTGAAGGTAACCAATTTGTAAACTCATCGCAAATTCTCTTGCAGTTATATAATTTCATCTTGAACTTATAACTTcattgttttctttgatttctctTTTTATCTTTGTTCTTCTTTTCGTTAACTTTTGTCCAGAATGTGATTCTACCTTTGTGGATATTTCACCTCTTACCTGTTAGACATGTTACTTTGAATTACCTGTTTTCCATTCTTTCTTGATATATGAACATCTACTTGGCCAAGACAGAGacattttgtgtgtgtgtgcatatattttctttcattaaaaatattctatgatttatttggtttaataaacaAAACAATACAGGTGTAACGCTGGAAAAGCTAATCGGGTGTATTGATTTTACAAATGTATCTTTTCATTACGCTTCAAGGCCAACGGTAATTTTCCTGTCTTAGTACTTGAAGAAAATTAcactatcttaattttgatttgtcACATACTTTTGATGTCGTTGCAaatgttttaccaccaaaatgaAGTGCGTGAATGCTGGTAGATTGCAATTATTAAGCTGGAGTTGAGTCTTGACTGTTTCTTTCTAAACCTCTGGTCCATCAACATTCTATTGAAGTGATTGGAATATTTTATTGGGAGCAATTAGTAACGACTTTGCTCTTTTCCTCCCTAAGCATATTCTTTCTGTTGCAatgattattatatttttatcactttAGAGCTAGTTTACTGGGGCGGGCTTAGAACATAATTTGATAAGATCATACCTTTGCAAGTAATAGCATGGTTTGTTTGAACATGATAGTGTTACTGGCAAGCTGATTCCATCTTTGATGTATGATTGTGAATTTTTTTCTAGGCTATGTTTGGAAGTTGGATTTTGGTGGGAAAAGAGAAAGGTAGGAAAAATGTAGGAGAAAAGAAGTGTGGagaataaaaatcaaaataaaatcaattttccaTACTAAACattaaatattgatttttttttttaatattccaCATCCTCACTTTTCTTTCCCtacatttttctaacttttttttccCACTAAAATCCAACTTCCAAACATAACCTTAATGATTCTTATGGTGAAAGAACTAACAAACTGTTGTTTGAATAGGTTCCTGTACTACAACATGTCAACATATCAGTCAAACCTAATGAAGTGATTGCATTGGTAAGAAAATGCGTATTCTCTGGGTACATTGTCAATGTCACGTGCTTCTTTGCTGACTATAAGCACTGACTGCTTGTCCACAATTTATTAGGTTGGTCTTAGTGGAAGTGGGAAAAGCACTCTGGTGAATCTTTTGCTCCGTCTTTATGAGCCAACAAGTGGTGAGGTAATTTTTGTTCAGGCCCTGTACGCCTATAATATCAAAAAGAATGTATGAAGTTATTTCTGGCATATGAATCTGGTCCCTGGTACATGAGCAAATTTGTATGATTttcaaacaaataaattaatattggtCCGCATAAAGATTCTGTGCAGTGCAGATCGTGatatacctatatatatatatggagtatttaaataaaaaaaagaggaGTCAAGAGCTCTGCTAGTTATTACAATATATAATTCTCAAGTTTCCTTCCTTTAATTTAATGAGATAAAATTTTGCAACTATGGCCTAATGCGAGACCTCAATGTAGAGTATGAGAAGGATGATCATCAACCACTATCTatatttttatgcattttaattcAGCTTGTGTAGATAATTATTAGTATTTATGCTATTTTAACCGCAGATTTTAATTGATGGTATTTCCCTGCGAAAGTTGGATGTCAAGTGGTGGAGGGAAAGAATTGGATATGTGGGACAGGTTTGTATTTTGCTTCCAGCATTAATGGAATTTTATTATTTGGCATCTCGCTGTTATCTTACAGCAAGACCTTAACAGGAACCCAAACTATTCCGTATGGATATCAGTTCAAACATTCGATATGGATGTACAAGAAATGTAACACAGGAGGACATTGAATTGGCCGCGAAGCAGGCATATGCACATGATTTTATTTCAGCACTACCAAATGGTTACAAAACATTAGTTGATGATGATTTACTAAGTGGGGGGCAAAAGCAGCGAATAGCCATAGCGCGAGCAGTTCTTAGGGACCCATCCATATTAATCCTTGATGAAGCTACCAGTGCACTCGATGCAGAAAGTGAGCACAATGTCAAGGTACAATACTAACTTGGCAAGAGACCAGTCATATTTAGTATGTGACCTTCCACATTTTCTTTTCACTACTAATTCCTACCTGCAAATGTATTTTAGGGTGTTCTTCGCTCCATGAGAAGTGACATGGCATCAAAGAGGACTGTCATAATTATAGCTCACAGGTATgtttttaataatctattttgtgTCCTAATTTTTGCTTACATTTCCTCTCAACTCCACACCCAAATCTACAGGCTTTCAACTATACAAGCTGCTGATCGGATAATAGTAATGGATAGCGGTAAAGTAGTCGAGGTTTGTTTCTCTatccttctttattattattattattttgaaaataagttttttcattttcaaaaaaatggCTTAATTCTGTTGTGGCTTCACATACAGATGGGCAATCACAAGGAGCTTCTTCACAAGGATGGCCTGTATGCACGATTGACAAGAAGACAAGTCGATGTTGTGGCATGAGTTTTTATCATGTCTATCACCTATTATTTAGCCCCACAAAAAATTACAAGTAAATTATTAAAACAAAACACACACaccattattttttaatataattattattctttttctgATCTATTGCAATCAGAATCAGATATAGAAATTCATGCATATTTTTCAGCCCCTTCTGCTGACCCATGTAAGAAATACTTTCAAAGGGGTGTATAGAATTCACTGTTacagttcctttattttttcaacccttttaaattttaattttcatttatgtgTACTAAGTTTTATCGACAGCTAGGAGAAAATATGGGTGAAACTACTGTAAATTTCACAAAACTTTAAATCATACTAACTCTATTATCAGACTACTAATTGACACGATGAGTTCAATTTTAAGCGATTATCAACTCTATTTACCAATGTCGAcacatgatgatgatgattactACAATTTCAGCTCATATATTATGAGGATGATTATCAACTCTGTTTAATTTatcaaaagtaaataaataaatattaactcTATTTACAATTTATAATTTGACATAGCCCAACCAGGTAAACCTATGCTATATATTAGTTCGATCAAATTTTTGAACCTATATGACAAAGCATAAGCCCCACCAGGCCACCATGGCCAatacttaattataataattatatttttcattatttaaaaaaaaatgaaagatcaTTATCAATTTAttggtatttatatatattgatagaaAGTATTTTTTTGTAGACACTCAAATAGAATAAATTAATGTGTATTACTTAAGAACAATGTACCTTTTATTTTAGAACAATTAAAATACAACCAAAACTAAAAATCTCTTCTTAAAGAAAACATAGCTAATAATAGTTGAAGCCAACATAAATCCTTAACATGTATTCATTGTTTgataatttgataaaaaatattatttttaagcaCGTTAAACACCACTATGAGGTGACATTTTaagaaggtttttttttttttttttcagttttaacaaaaaaaaataacagtattacaaaaatactttatgctggccaaataaacaaatatacaacccaaataaatttttttacacaaataccacttacacacaccttcaacCCAGGATCCATGCTTCCTGGGCAACTATCGCGCAACCATCGTGCAACTACGTAGCAACCCAATGCAActgaaataaaaaattcaatcagaaagagaaccaccattaattccAGCGACTTCACCTAAGAAGACgaccagaatcaatcaaaacaggGACTGCttcgaattcataaaaaatgtgtagaaaaactactacgaaactaaaattcaactgaaaatctaatttaatttgcataaaactaatgtcctgacttcgatttttagatccatgaaagacatatctcaaaaaattgaaatggagttcccaaacaatccaactcaagtataatccgaaaaaaattgcatcaatactatagtaaaatatttatcctggtgtatttttgttgttttctaaatttctaatggtgaatttattcatattaaatcattaaGAGACATGTTGATAGAGTTATGTACGTGGAAACACTgttctgatttttaatgtttcacaacagttgcattacagttgcctaaacattttgctaacagttatttcgtctgattgaaaccttcgtctaaTGCAACCTTCAGCCAACCACCCAGAAACTTTCGTCtaattgaaaccttcgtctggtgcaaccttcggccaaccacctTGCAACtatcgtctgatgcaaccaccgcgcaaccaccctgcaaccatcgtctgattgtgtaagtgatgatagtgtaaatggtattttggtaattaaaatcacataaaaggtataaatgttgtcTTTACCTTAtcgatgtatttttgtaaataaaatatcaatttatattttctatgtaataattcatgttaggaatattttataacaattattatattaaatcaatttaacgaaaaaaaattattatataatttatattaaatcatattgaatttgatatttaattgtatCAATAGTGATAAAACACTTTGAGTGGTGTCTAACATAGTTAGTCTCtgcataaatttccaataactaGACTCTTAATTTACTATGATTAAGCTATTATTTACTTCtagaaaataccaaaaaataaaataaagaccaATACATAAAATCATgctacgatttttttttttaaaaaaaattatttgaactaCGAGCTGACATGCGAAGTACGTTAGACCCCAACTAGTagtataaaaatatacaaaaatataagtATTACAAACTATAtaactatttataaattttaacttATCTAATATATTTTAACATTTCTATTCACCTCTGGCTTAATAAACGATTAAACATTTATGTTTCTACGCTTTAGAGTAGGTTTCTATCTCATTTTTAACATCTTATTTCTGCTTCACCTTCCTACGTTAATGCTACTTCTCTAGAAATTAGCAGTATTGTTATCCTAAAGTTTGCATATCTGACGTGACACTTACATGTGACATAATTTAACCGACCCTTAATATGACAGGAGATTTCTAAGCAGAAATATGCCTGGCAGATCCCATATGAGGTTGGTATCCATGGTCTGAAGATTGCCTTCCAAGAAGCATTTGGCCGGGACATTAACATGCCAGCCAGAGGAGGGAAGATTGACTCACCTTGCAAGAATATTTCACAAGTAATCCCACAGGAAAGACAAGTCTCGAAAAGGACCTGGTTGTGTAGCCAATATGTTGACCAGGAGAAACAACGTCAGGAATGTCGGACAAAGCTACACAAGCCTTGATTTCTCCCTCAAACAACTTTCACAAATATCTCTAACTGTGTCCTACAAATGCGAATTTGACTAATCTACCCGAGATTGTAGGAGTTTCAAGAGATCGTATCTGCTTCCTAAAATATAGGAATATTTACTTTTTGATCACTCCTTTTATGGAGCCAATTGTAACAACATTCCCCTATAAATAATGAATGAATTTACAGGAGAAAGGACCTGAAATCATAATCTCGCACGAAGAGCACTTTGTTGAATATTCTCTGTAAACATCTTGAGAGCCATAGTTGGAATTCCCTCTGTCTTCCTTAGTGATCTGCACAGTATTATCTCATAATTAATACAACAAAAAGGGGAGCAGGTCATTACCCAAATTTAAaggggtcgaacctctataattttgtgtgttctttttatttatttattatttctaacTCTTTATTGGTGATTACTCTACGTTTGTTAGATTCTGAGTCAATTGGCAATTTTTCtagtcaatattttggtgctttcattgaaagCTTCAATATTCTTACGAAGATCTCACCTCTtttgacctgatgattaccatgGTCTTGACAGGGAGAAGCGTGTCCACCGAACCCCAAGATTTGATGATAGTGGACCCCAATGTTCGTGCTCCACCCACTAGTGACAATCCTGCCAACCCTGCCCAACCACCTCGGGCAAACCCGTCTATGAGGTTCTAACCAGAAGGCCCAGTTAATATCGGGCAAGATCCAATAAATACCAGGTAAATCCCGGTCAATGCTAGACAACCTGCCCAAAGTACCACAGGGGTTCCTTTAACAAGAACTAGCCTCAAGTATACACTGGAAAAACTGAGCTTGGAGTTGGCCAACCTAGTGTCAACGAGCCCTATGTTGACTTAGGAGATGATTCCGAGCTAGCCATGCTAAGAGAGGTCACAAGGCTAGTCCATGATCATAAAAACATCCTCCATCGCAAGAAAGAAGAAACACGTGATGTTGTTGGCAATGTTTTCGCCCAGCATAGATGCGAATTCTAGGAATGGATGGATCAGCACGTCGCGATCCTCCGAGCCCATCAAGTAGAATTAAACCACTACAATAGGGAGGTGAATGACCTGATTAGGAGGTTCAACGAAAGAGGTGGTCCAGAATGGAAGAATCGCCACTCATAAATGACCCACTTCGGGGAAAAGGTCCCCATGTCTTAGAGGAGACTCAACGCCCCAGGGACTGTGGGTAAACTTTGCGCCTAGTGGGCCTAACTATTTCTCAAACAAGATCGCCTCCCAATCATCTTAACGATGAGTAAATATTGTCTGAAAGGGCATATGGTGGGACCAACCAGTTCCAAGACCTTCCCAGAGATGAAAGAAGAAAGGAGGATATCCCACCCAAGCAAGGCTAAAGTCGGTCTCACAGTGGGAATCTTACCCCAACCTCAATTAGGATGGtgcaactgttgggttttatgccctaaataaaactctgtttcaatgtaatccagattattcaatatcaataaagtagcagaagtaatttttcattcacttgtgtatgttttggttcacttaatcaattgctcgtctatttgatttataaattcatccaaacccctttcacatacttgaacatgtttattgtgttgtcaacacagtggaaaataaacatgactatgtgaataaagtattcctagatttatcagaacactgggtttcactgatatgacaatctacaacagagtttacttacatttggagaaatgttatgttctttccagaacataggttaaagtaaagctcaggttggatgcatggagtatgcattggaatggaccgatattgaactttgaattagattttgaaacttaccgtaaacatctattcaattcaatatcataagttgatcctagatcacacgatcgaaatcctgatatggttaagcttaatttcaagagtgttattcgtgttctttgatttgttagttaagcctaaatctttagtctgggcaatacatacattttgggaacacggtagtgcgattgagtgggagcgctaacataaatatggaatctatagcttctatctggcgaatagtaagcaaagggtgatttccttcgagcttaaccaaacgagataaatgattgagtactcatttcacttagttgaaatatcatttatacagggttaagtgttttaaggataaaatacattgtagggtgttacggtaatttaagtccctttacagtgtagatcatccatatagaggatcattga from Cannabis sativa cultivar Pink pepper isolate KNU-18-1 chromosome 4, ASM2916894v1, whole genome shotgun sequence carries:
- the LOC115714041 gene encoding ABC transporter B family member 26, chloroplastic; translation: MALVLYNPQPRLLSSFHCTRPFFRNHQKKDLHFTSATTKLRLILSIHSSHRRRVPLLLTKSASINGYSVHEGSDEYVQGLRETEVVSRNEWLQRWTDFVRSILPGGNWWRLDDDDVEIRMLAEPVTVTRALIRMWELVSKDRWVIFAAFATLIVAALSEISIPHYLTASIFTAQSGQIPVFHRNVKLLVVLCVTAGICSGLRGCFFGIANMILVKRMRETLYSALLRQDISFFDSETVGDLTSRLGADCQQVSRVIGYDLNLIFRNVLQGAGAMIYLLILSWPLGLCTLVICCTLAAVMLLYGRYQKKAAKLTQEYTASANEVAQETISLMRTVRVYGTEKEELGRYDKWLGRLADISFRQSAAYGIWNLSFNTLYHSTQVIAVLVGGMSILAGHITAEQLTKFILYSEWLIYSTWWVGDNLSSLMQSVGASEKVFQLMDLSPSDQFISEGVTLEKLIGCIDFTNVSFHYASRPTVPVLQHVNISVKPNEVIALVGLSGSGKSTLVNLLLRLYEPTSGEILIDGISLRKLDVKWWRERIGYVGQEPKLFRMDISSNIRYGCTRNVTQEDIELAAKQAYAHDFISALPNGYKTLVDDDLLSGGQKQRIAIARAVLRDPSILILDEATSALDAESEHNVKGVLRSMRSDMASKRTVIIIAHRLSTIQAADRIIVMDSGKVVEMGNHKELLHKDGLYARLTRRQVDVVA